A DNA window from Bradyrhizobium sp. CCBAU 53421 contains the following coding sequences:
- the ubiE gene encoding bifunctional demethylmenaquinone methyltransferase/2-methoxy-6-polyprenyl-1,4-benzoquinol methylase UbiE, with product MDRPDQTTHFGFRDVPLGEKQTLVNDVFHSVASRYDLMNDLMSAGLHRAWKDVMITALDPPKGDRPFALLDVAGGTGDISFRAARSAGAGFHATVCDINTDMLAVGRERATRQHLDDHVSFVEGNAETLGFADRSFDAYTIAFGIRNVPQIDLALREAYRVLKPGSRFLCLEFSTVDVPGLDKIYDLFSFKVIPPLGRAVTGDAESYQYLVESIRKFPRPSAFADMIGAAGFARVKWQSLSGGIVALHSGWRL from the coding sequence ATGGATCGGCCGGATCAAACCACCCATTTCGGCTTCAGGGACGTGCCCCTGGGCGAGAAGCAGACGCTGGTGAACGACGTGTTTCACAGCGTGGCGTCGCGCTACGACCTGATGAACGATCTGATGTCGGCAGGCCTGCACCGGGCCTGGAAGGACGTCATGATCACGGCGCTCGACCCGCCAAAGGGCGACCGGCCGTTCGCGCTGCTCGATGTCGCCGGCGGCACCGGCGATATCTCGTTCCGGGCCGCCAGAAGCGCGGGCGCCGGCTTCCATGCCACGGTCTGCGACATCAATACCGACATGCTCGCGGTCGGCCGCGAGCGCGCCACCAGGCAACATCTCGACGACCACGTGTCGTTCGTCGAAGGCAATGCCGAGACGCTGGGCTTCGCCGACCGTTCGTTCGACGCCTACACGATCGCGTTCGGCATCCGCAACGTGCCGCAGATCGACCTCGCACTGCGCGAAGCCTACCGGGTGCTCAAGCCCGGCAGCCGCTTCCTGTGCCTGGAATTCTCCACCGTCGACGTGCCCGGCCTCGACAAGATCTACGATCTGTTCTCCTTCAAGGTGATCCCGCCGCTCGGCCGCGCCGTCACCGGCGACGCCGAGTCCTATCAATATCTCGTCGAGTCGATCCGCAAATTCCCGCGGCCGAGCGCGTTCGCCGACATGATCGGCGCCGCCGGCTTCGCCCGCGTGAAGTGGCAGAGCCTCTCCGGCGGCATCGTGGCGCTGCATTCGGGCTGGCGTTTGTGA
- the ubiB gene encoding 2-polyprenylphenol 6-hydroxylase: MISAFSHIARLARAGFVFAREGVFGVVDPALVPPPGQLALKLARLIERRTAKSGPRLSRALTRLGPAYLKLGQFLATRPDVVGVAMARDLESLQDRLPPFAQEEAETVIAQSLERPLAQAFVQLGPAVAAASIAQVHRAEVERDGVRHQVAVKVLRPNVAARFRRDLSDFFFVAHKAEAHSAEARRLRLIEVINTMSRSVAMEMDLRLEAAALSEMAENTRDDPDFRVPAVDWDRTAHSVLTMEWIDGIALNDHARLKQAEVDLPDLGRKVIQSFLRHALRDGFFHADMHPGNLFLDETGRLVAVDFGIMGRLGLKERRFLAEILLGFITRDYRRVAEVHFEAGYVPGHHSVENFAQAIRAIGEPIHNRTAEEISMAKLLTLLLEVTGLFDMQTRPELILLQKTMVVVEGVARGFDPKLDIWKIADPVVREWITQNLGPAGRIQGALSGVGELSRIIANLPSIANRAVTVLEQLETMTLEGHMLSSDSIDEMARAEARKARVQTVGLWVIAIASIAIFFAIRAH; this comes from the coding sequence GTGATCTCTGCATTTTCCCACATCGCGCGCCTTGCCCGCGCCGGTTTCGTGTTTGCGCGCGAGGGCGTGTTCGGCGTCGTCGATCCCGCGCTGGTGCCGCCGCCCGGGCAACTCGCACTGAAGCTGGCGCGGCTGATCGAGCGCCGCACCGCCAAGTCCGGTCCGCGGCTGTCGCGCGCGCTGACCCGGCTCGGGCCCGCTTATCTCAAGCTCGGGCAATTCCTCGCCACCCGGCCCGACGTGGTCGGCGTCGCGATGGCGCGCGATCTCGAAAGCCTGCAGGACCGGCTGCCGCCGTTCGCGCAGGAAGAGGCCGAGACTGTCATCGCGCAATCGCTGGAACGGCCGCTGGCGCAGGCCTTTGTGCAGCTCGGTCCGGCGGTCGCCGCCGCCTCGATCGCACAGGTGCATCGCGCCGAGGTCGAGCGCGACGGCGTGCGGCACCAGGTTGCGGTCAAGGTGCTCCGACCCAACGTCGCCGCACGCTTCCGCCGCGACCTCAGCGACTTCTTCTTTGTCGCGCACAAGGCGGAGGCGCATTCCGCCGAGGCGCGGCGCCTGCGGCTGATCGAGGTCATCAACACGATGTCGCGCTCGGTCGCGATGGAGATGGACCTGCGGCTCGAGGCGGCCGCGCTGTCCGAGATGGCCGAGAACACCCGCGACGATCCGGATTTCCGCGTGCCCGCGGTGGATTGGGATCGCACCGCGCACAGCGTGCTGACGATGGAGTGGATCGACGGCATCGCGCTGAACGATCACGCCCGGCTGAAGCAGGCCGAGGTCGATCTGCCCGACCTCGGCCGCAAGGTGATCCAGAGCTTCCTGCGCCATGCGCTGCGCGACGGCTTCTTCCACGCCGACATGCATCCGGGCAACCTGTTCCTCGACGAGACCGGCCGCCTCGTTGCCGTGGATTTCGGCATCATGGGGCGGCTCGGGCTGAAGGAGCGGCGCTTCCTCGCCGAGATCCTGCTCGGCTTCATCACCCGCGACTATCGGCGGGTCGCCGAGGTGCATTTCGAGGCCGGCTATGTGCCCGGTCATCATTCGGTGGAGAATTTCGCGCAAGCCATCCGCGCCATCGGCGAGCCGATCCACAACCGTACCGCCGAGGAAATCTCGATGGCGAAGCTCTTGACGCTTCTGCTCGAGGTCACCGGCCTGTTCGACATGCAGACGCGGCCCGAACTGATCCTGCTGCAGAAGACCATGGTGGTGGTCGAGGGCGTGGCGCGCGGCTTCGACCCCAAGCTCGACATCTGGAAGATCGCCGACCCCGTCGTGCGCGAATGGATCACGCAGAATCTCGGCCCGGCCGGACGCATCCAAGGCGCGCTATCGGGTGTTGGCGAGCTCAGCCGCATCATCGCCAACCTGCCGTCGATCGCCAACCGCGCCGTGACGGTGCTCGAACAGTTGGAGACCATGACGCTGGAGGGCCACATGTTGTCGTCGGATTCGATCGACGAAATGGCCCGCGCCGAGGCCCGCAAGGCGCGGGTGCAGACCGTCGGCCTCTGGGTCATTGCGATCGCCTCCATCGCGATCTTTTTCGCCATCCGGGCGCACTGA
- the coaBC gene encoding bifunctional phosphopantothenoylcysteine decarboxylase/phosphopantothenate--cysteine ligase CoaBC has translation MASLTIRKLDDTLKAYLRLRSARNGRSVEEEIRVILRDLADGGTEPAEAPGAGSLAVAAPAPRVTGVAGEPRVTLIIGGGIAAYKALDLIRRLKERHIQVRCVLTKAAQQFVTPLAASALSHERVYTDLFDAESEFDAGHIRLARDCDLIVVAPATADLMAKMAQGHADDLATATLLAANRPILLAPAMNPLMWNNPATRRNVLQLRRDGVHTVGPNAGEMAEAGEAGIGRMAEPVEIAAAADRMLRPPQPRPLAGKRVLITAGPTHEAIDPVRYIANRSSGKQGFAIAAAARAAGAEVVLVTGPVELGDPQGISVMRVESARDMLHRVEAALPVDVAIFAAAVADWRVATEGSQKLKKTAAGMPPLQLVENPDILATISKLKEKRPPLVIGFAAETEHLIENAKAKFARKGCDWIVANDVSPATGVMGGDRNTVHLLSREGKDVTVDSWPVMTKEEVATALVSRIARAVGTAS, from the coding sequence ATGGCCAGCCTGACCATCCGCAAACTCGACGACACGCTGAAGGCCTATCTGCGGCTGCGCTCCGCCAGGAACGGGCGCTCGGTCGAGGAGGAGATCCGGGTCATCCTCCGGGACCTCGCAGACGGCGGTACGGAGCCCGCTGAGGCGCCCGGCGCGGGTTCCCTGGCGGTTGCAGCCCCCGCTCCACGGGTCACCGGCGTGGCCGGCGAGCCCCGCGTGACCCTGATCATCGGCGGCGGCATCGCGGCCTACAAGGCGCTGGATCTGATCCGGCGGCTCAAGGAGCGGCACATCCAGGTCCGCTGCGTGCTGACCAAGGCGGCCCAGCAGTTCGTCACGCCGCTGGCCGCCAGCGCGCTGTCGCATGAGCGCGTCTACACCGACCTGTTCGACGCCGAGAGCGAGTTCGACGCCGGCCATATCCGCCTGGCGCGGGACTGCGATCTGATCGTGGTGGCACCGGCGACCGCCGACCTGATGGCCAAGATGGCGCAGGGCCACGCCGACGACCTCGCCACCGCCACCTTGCTGGCGGCCAACCGGCCGATCCTGCTGGCGCCGGCGATGAACCCGCTGATGTGGAACAACCCGGCCACCCGCCGCAACGTGCTGCAACTGCGCCGCGACGGCGTCCACACGGTCGGCCCCAACGCCGGCGAGATGGCGGAGGCCGGCGAGGCCGGCATCGGGCGGATGGCGGAACCTGTCGAGATCGCCGCCGCCGCCGACCGCATGCTGCGGCCACCGCAGCCGCGCCCGCTCGCCGGCAAGCGCGTGCTGATCACCGCCGGCCCGACCCATGAGGCGATCGATCCGGTCCGCTACATCGCCAACCGCTCGTCCGGCAAGCAGGGCTTTGCCATCGCCGCCGCCGCGCGTGCCGCCGGCGCCGAGGTGGTGCTGGTGACCGGCCCGGTCGAGCTCGGCGACCCCCAGGGCATTTCCGTGATGCGCGTGGAGTCCGCGCGCGACATGCTGCACCGGGTCGAGGCGGCGCTGCCGGTCGACGTCGCGATCTTCGCGGCTGCGGTCGCCGACTGGCGGGTCGCGACCGAAGGCAGCCAGAAACTGAAGAAGACCGCGGCCGGCATGCCGCCGCTGCAACTGGTCGAAAATCCCGACATCCTCGCGACGATTTCGAAGCTGAAGGAGAAGCGGCCGCCGCTGGTGATCGGCTTTGCCGCCGAGACCGAGCATCTGATCGAGAACGCCAAGGCCAAGTTCGCGCGCAAGGGCTGCGACTGGATCGTCGCCAACGACGTCTCGCCGGCAACCGGCGTGATGGGCGGTGACCGCAATACCGTTCATCTGCTCTCGCGCGAGGGCAAGGATGTCACCGTCGACTCCTGGCCGGTCATGACCAAGGAAGAGGTCGCGACCGCGCTGGTGTCGCGCATCGCCAGAGCCGTAGGAACCGCATCGTGA
- the dut gene encoding dUTP diphosphatase, with translation MSATIKVEVHQLPHGADLLLPIYQTADAAGLDLLAAVPRSAPLLLLPGRYEMVPTGLTIALPPGYEAQVRPRSGLAAKYGVTVLNSPGTIDADYRGEINVLLINHGHEVFSIRRGERIAQMVIAPVTRAELVPVDVLPPTGRGSGGFGSTGR, from the coding sequence GTGAGCGCCACCATCAAGGTCGAAGTCCACCAATTGCCGCATGGCGCAGATCTTCTGCTGCCGATCTACCAGACCGCCGATGCGGCCGGCCTCGACCTGCTTGCGGCGGTGCCGCGGTCGGCACCGCTGCTACTGCTGCCGGGGCGCTACGAGATGGTTCCGACCGGGCTGACGATCGCGCTGCCGCCGGGCTATGAGGCGCAGGTGCGGCCGCGTTCCGGCCTCGCCGCCAAATACGGCGTCACGGTGCTGAACTCGCCCGGCACGATCGACGCCGACTATCGCGGCGAGATCAATGTGCTGCTGATCAATCACGGCCACGAGGTATTCTCGATCCGGCGCGGCGAGCGCATTGCGCAGATGGTGATCGCACCGGTCACAAGGGCCGAGCTGGTTCCGGTCGACGTGCTGCCGCCGACCGGGCGCGGCAGCGGCGGCTTCGGCTCGACCGGACGCTAA
- a CDS encoding PAS domain-containing sensor histidine kinase, with product MSGVVAAMRRTLLSCTSLARDGMLGLAITALLPARTSFAAESLVTQALSDHFGFNHQEVAVLATSFALVGFSAVAAILLMRTRLRATRNEEQLQSEITDLQAQSDRLRALLFVEPQVLISWAAGDNRPQISGDVSLVMSQESAPQRILAFGTWLPPEPALQMDHAVDALREKGEAFLLNLSTSAGRAIEAMGRAIGGQAIVRIRELGGLRRELAESNLRYKTLQEETELLRDFAAAAPWPIWAKSLEGNLRYANAAYVRATEGKSVSDALQRNLELLESDQRSELTRALNDNANYAARLPIVVSGERRIYDVQALKLSGGSAGIAIDASEAAALRAAIARMVEAHRRTLDQLSSGVAVFDADRRLTFYNESYRRLWGLDQAFLDSNPDDSSVLDRLRANRKLPEQPDFRAWKAKLHEAYRAVESESYTWFLPDGRAISVVTTPNLEGGVTYLFDNVTESLDLARRYDRLTRVQRETLDNLGEAVAVFGSNGRAELFNPPFAKMWKLPADALQGEPHIEAVEALCRPLFDDALTWRTLRESITAIENRAQVALKLERRDGSVLNCMTVPLPDGKTLLAFQDITDTENVERALRERNEALEAADQMKVDFVHHVSYELRAPLTTIIGFAHFLSDPSTGPLTPKQAEYLDYVTKSTNALLALTNNILDLATIDAGAMKLELGPVNIGQAIEAAAEGIQDRLATDRITLKVDIEPNIGAFIGDERRVVQVLYNLLANAVGFSPHDATVTISAQRTEHSVVFSVTDAGPGIPAEMRDKVFNWFESHSHGSRHRGAGLGLSLVRSFVELHGGRVRVDSTVGRGTTVTCDFPIDQTAHRNAAE from the coding sequence ATGTCGGGCGTAGTCGCGGCAATGCGTCGAACCCTGCTGTCATGCACCTCACTGGCGCGCGACGGCATGCTTGGGCTCGCCATCACCGCATTGCTGCCGGCTCGCACCTCGTTCGCCGCCGAGAGCCTGGTGACCCAGGCGCTGTCGGATCATTTCGGCTTCAATCACCAGGAGGTCGCGGTTCTCGCGACGTCGTTCGCGCTGGTCGGCTTCTCCGCCGTCGCCGCGATCCTCCTGATGCGCACCCGTCTGCGCGCGACGCGGAACGAGGAGCAGCTGCAGTCCGAGATCACGGACCTGCAGGCGCAATCGGACCGGCTGCGCGCGCTGCTGTTCGTCGAACCGCAGGTGCTGATCTCCTGGGCCGCGGGCGACAACCGGCCGCAGATCTCGGGCGACGTCTCGCTGGTGATGTCGCAGGAGAGCGCGCCGCAACGCATCCTGGCATTCGGAACCTGGCTGCCGCCCGAGCCGGCGCTGCAGATGGACCACGCGGTCGACGCGCTGCGCGAGAAGGGCGAGGCGTTCCTGCTCAACCTCTCGACCTCGGCCGGCCGCGCCATCGAGGCGATGGGCCGCGCGATCGGCGGCCAGGCCATCGTGCGGATCCGCGAACTCGGCGGCCTGCGCCGCGAACTCGCCGAATCCAACCTGCGCTACAAGACGCTGCAGGAGGAGACCGAGCTGCTGCGCGATTTCGCCGCCGCCGCGCCGTGGCCGATCTGGGCCAAGAGCCTCGAGGGCAATCTGCGCTATGCCAACGCGGCCTATGTCCGCGCCACTGAGGGCAAGAGCGTGTCGGACGCGCTGCAGCGGAACCTCGAGCTGCTCGAAAGCGACCAGCGCAGCGAACTGACCCGCGCGCTGAACGACAATGCCAATTATGCCGCACGACTGCCGATCGTGGTCAGCGGCGAGCGGCGGATCTACGACGTCCAGGCGCTGAAACTCTCCGGCGGCAGCGCCGGCATCGCGATCGACGCCAGCGAAGCCGCGGCGCTGCGCGCGGCGATCGCGCGGATGGTCGAGGCGCACCGGCGCACCCTCGACCAACTCTCCTCGGGCGTCGCGGTGTTCGATGCCGACCGGCGGCTCACCTTCTACAACGAGTCGTATCGGCGGCTGTGGGGCCTCGACCAGGCCTTCCTCGACAGCAATCCCGACGATTCCAGCGTGCTCGACCGGCTGCGCGCCAATCGCAAGCTGCCCGAGCAGCCGGACTTCCGCGCCTGGAAGGCCAAGCTGCACGAGGCCTATCGCGCGGTCGAATCCGAGAGCTACACCTGGTTCCTGCCCGACGGCCGCGCCATCAGCGTCGTCACCACGCCGAACCTCGAGGGCGGCGTCACCTACCTGTTCGACAACGTCACCGAGAGCCTCGACCTTGCGCGCCGCTACGACCGCCTGACGCGAGTGCAGCGCGAGACCCTCGACAATCTCGGCGAAGCGGTCGCGGTGTTCGGCAGCAACGGCCGCGCGGAACTGTTCAATCCGCCGTTCGCCAAGATGTGGAAGCTGCCGGCCGATGCGCTGCAGGGCGAACCGCACATCGAGGCGGTGGAAGCGCTGTGCCGGCCGCTATTCGACGACGCCCTGACCTGGCGGACGCTGCGCGAATCGATCACCGCGATCGAGAACCGCGCCCAGGTCGCGCTCAAGCTCGAGCGCAGGGACGGCAGCGTGCTGAACTGCATGACCGTCCCGCTGCCCGACGGCAAGACCTTGCTGGCCTTCCAGGACATCACCGACACCGAGAATGTCGAGCGGGCGCTGCGCGAGCGCAACGAGGCGCTGGAGGCCGCCGACCAGATGAAGGTGGATTTCGTCCACCACGTCTCCTACGAGCTGCGCGCGCCGCTCACCACCATCATCGGCTTCGCGCATTTCCTCAGCGATCCCTCGACCGGACCGCTGACGCCGAAGCAGGCCGAATATCTCGACTACGTCACCAAATCGACCAACGCGCTGCTGGCGCTGACCAACAACATTCTCGATCTCGCCACCATCGACGCCGGCGCGATGAAGCTCGAGCTCGGCCCGGTCAATATCGGCCAGGCGATCGAGGCCGCCGCCGAAGGCATCCAGGACCGTCTCGCGACCGACCGCATCACGCTGAAGGTCGATATCGAGCCCAATATCGGCGCCTTCATCGGCGACGAGCGGCGCGTGGTGCAGGTGCTCTACAATCTGCTCGCCAACGCGGTCGGCTTCTCGCCGCATGACGCCACCGTCACGATCAGCGCGCAGCGCACCGAGCATAGCGTGGTGTTTTCGGTGACCGACGCCGGTCCCGGCATTCCGGCCGAGATGCGCGACAAGGTGTTCAACTGGTTCGAGAGCCATTCGCACGGCTCGCGGCATCGCGGCGCGGGGCTCGGCCTGTCGCTGGTCCGCTCCTTTGTCGAACTGCATGGCGGACGGGTGCGCGTCGATTCGACCGTAGGCCGCGGCACGACCGTGACCTGCGACTTCCCGATCGACCAGACCGCACATCGCAACGCTGCTGAATGA
- the tsaE gene encoding tRNA (adenosine(37)-N6)-threonylcarbamoyltransferase complex ATPase subunit type 1 TsaE — protein sequence MTATSTFSVALANETATSELMADLALLIGAGDVITLSGDLGAGKTAAARALIRYIAADDALEVPSPTFTLAQTYELPSFPLVHADLYRINDASELEEIGLSPMPDDIVALIEWPERAPDAMPADRIDIAFSHRPALGSAARAAEITGYGKGAAKVARLHELRQFLKRAGFLNARRERMPGDASTRSYARLRNDDGSVILMNSPRRPDGPAIYSGQSYSAAVHLAEDVRPFVAIGNGLRKHGFSAPAIRHIDLESGFLITEDLGAEGVIEGDPPQPIAERYEAAVDMLAALHREVLPEQLPLTSHESYDIPVFDIDAWLIEIGLMLEWYLPDRGVQVSEELRTDFLGMWRGVLQKPAAAPQTWVIRDFHSPNIIWLAERTGILRVGIIDFQDALLGPAAYDVVSLLQDARIDVPEQLELSLLTRYIKARRATDENFDAAGFAELYAIMSAQRNTRLLGTFARLNRRDGKPQYLKHQPRIWTYLERSLAHPALATFRIWYTANVPPPVP from the coding sequence ATGACGGCGACCTCGACATTCTCGGTGGCGCTCGCGAACGAAACCGCGACGTCAGAGCTGATGGCCGACCTCGCGCTGCTGATCGGCGCCGGCGACGTCATCACGCTGTCGGGCGATCTCGGCGCCGGCAAGACCGCGGCCGCCCGCGCGCTGATCCGCTACATCGCCGCCGACGATGCGCTGGAAGTGCCGAGCCCGACCTTCACGCTGGCGCAGACTTACGAGCTGCCGTCGTTTCCGCTGGTTCACGCCGACCTCTACCGGATCAACGATGCCAGCGAGCTCGAGGAGATCGGGCTGTCGCCCATGCCGGACGACATCGTCGCGCTGATCGAGTGGCCCGAGCGCGCGCCCGACGCCATGCCCGCTGACCGCATCGACATCGCGTTCAGCCACCGTCCGGCGCTCGGATCGGCGGCGCGCGCGGCCGAGATCACCGGCTATGGCAAGGGCGCGGCGAAGGTCGCGCGGCTCCACGAGCTGCGCCAGTTCCTCAAGCGCGCGGGCTTCCTCAACGCCCGGCGCGAGCGGATGCCGGGCGATGCCTCGACGCGCTCCTATGCGCGGCTGCGCAACGACGACGGCAGCGTCATCCTGATGAACTCGCCGCGCCGTCCCGACGGCCCGGCGATCTACAGCGGCCAGTCCTACAGCGCAGCAGTGCATCTCGCCGAGGACGTCCGGCCGTTCGTCGCGATCGGAAACGGCCTGCGCAAGCATGGCTTCTCCGCACCCGCGATCCGCCACATCGATCTCGAATCCGGCTTCCTCATCACCGAGGATCTCGGCGCCGAGGGCGTGATCGAGGGCGATCCGCCGCAGCCGATCGCCGAACGGTACGAGGCCGCGGTCGACATGCTGGCGGCGCTGCATCGCGAGGTGCTGCCGGAGCAACTGCCGCTGACATCGCACGAGAGCTACGACATCCCCGTGTTCGACATCGACGCCTGGCTGATCGAGATCGGGCTGATGCTGGAATGGTACCTGCCCGACCGCGGCGTGCAGGTAAGCGAGGAGCTCCGCACCGACTTCCTCGGGATGTGGCGTGGCGTCTTGCAGAAGCCCGCCGCGGCACCGCAGACCTGGGTGATCCGCGACTTCCATTCGCCGAACATCATCTGGCTGGCCGAGCGCACCGGCATCCTGCGCGTCGGCATCATCGACTTCCAGGACGCGCTGCTCGGCCCTGCGGCCTATGACGTGGTGTCGCTGCTGCAGGATGCCCGGATCGACGTGCCCGAGCAGCTCGAGCTGTCGCTCCTGACCCGCTACATCAAGGCGCGGCGCGCCACCGACGAGAACTTCGATGCCGCAGGCTTCGCCGAGCTCTATGCGATCATGTCGGCGCAGCGCAACACCCGCCTGCTGGGCACCTTTGCGCGGCTCAACCGCCGCGACGGCAAGCCGCAATATCTGAAGCACCAGCCGCGGATCTGGACCTACCTCGAACGGTCGCTGGCCCATCCGGCACTGGCCACCTTCCGCATCTGGTACACAGCCAACGTCCCTCCCCCAGTACCTTAG
- a CDS encoding PilZ domain-containing protein produces MGTERRKGDRVTFERGIAAHMMGIDGTWRRDCTMEDVSETGAKLSVEGSVEGLNLKEFFLLLSSTGLAYRRCELAWVNGDQIGVNFLKQGDKKKKTAKRGAQADV; encoded by the coding sequence ATGGGGACGGAACGACGCAAGGGCGATCGTGTCACGTTTGAGCGCGGCATAGCCGCGCACATGATGGGCATTGACGGCACCTGGCGGCGCGACTGCACCATGGAAGACGTGTCGGAGACGGGCGCCAAGCTCTCCGTCGAAGGCTCGGTCGAGGGCCTGAACCTGAAGGAGTTCTTTCTACTGCTGTCGTCCACAGGATTGGCCTATCGCCGCTGCGAATTGGCGTGGGTCAATGGCGACCAGATCGGCGTCAACTTCCTTAAACAAGGCGACAAGAAGAAGAAAACTGCCAAACGCGGCGCGCAAGCCGACGTCTAG
- a CDS encoding nucleotidyltransferase family protein: MPVTPHKAMVLAAGLGVRMRPLTNTMPKPLVSVAGQPLLDHVLDKLAGAGVSEAVVNVHYLPDQIIEHVKPRSLPRVIISDERDEVLGTGGAVVKALPLLGEAPFFHLNADTMWIDGVRSNLARLAETFDPARMDILLLMAPTASSIGYSGRGDYSMLPDGALRKRRENQVVPFVYAGAAIMSPALFADAPAGEFSLTKMFDRANEQERLFGLRLDGVWMHVGTPDAIQAAEDAFLESVA, translated from the coding sequence ATGCCCGTCACTCCCCATAAAGCCATGGTGCTCGCTGCGGGTCTCGGCGTGCGCATGCGTCCCCTGACCAACACGATGCCGAAGCCGCTGGTCAGTGTCGCCGGCCAGCCGCTGCTCGACCATGTGCTCGACAAGCTCGCCGGCGCCGGCGTCAGCGAAGCGGTCGTGAACGTGCATTATCTGCCCGACCAGATCATCGAGCACGTCAAACCCCGCAGCCTCCCGCGCGTGATCATCTCCGACGAGCGCGACGAGGTGCTCGGCACCGGCGGCGCTGTCGTGAAGGCGCTGCCGCTGCTCGGCGAGGCGCCGTTCTTCCATCTCAACGCGGACACGATGTGGATCGACGGCGTGCGCTCCAACCTGGCGCGGTTGGCGGAAACCTTCGACCCCGCGCGGATGGATATTCTGCTGCTGATGGCACCGACCGCCTCGAGCATCGGCTATAGCGGGCGCGGCGACTATTCGATGTTGCCGGACGGCGCGCTGCGCAAGCGCCGGGAGAACCAGGTCGTGCCGTTCGTCTATGCCGGTGCCGCGATCATGTCGCCGGCGCTGTTCGCCGACGCGCCGGCCGGCGAATTCTCGCTGACCAAGATGTTCGACCGCGCCAACGAGCAGGAGCGGCTGTTCGGCCTGCGCCTCGATGGCGTCTGGATGCATGTCGGGACCCCCGACGCAATCCAGGCCGCAGAAGACGCTTTCCTGGAAAGCGTCGCGTAG
- a CDS encoding DUF2891 domain-containing protein gives MSETILTEHLAVRFARIALGHVTREYPNKPDHVLAGPQDARTPRELHPVFFGSYDWHSCVHSTWMLARLLRRYPASEVADEIRTLFDAQFVTEKVAAECAYLAAPTARGFKRPYGWGWLLKLAAELSLLDETRWREQIAPLAAIFGQRFRDFLPLATYPVRVGTHFNTAFGLRMAADYAAVTQDDALGALLRETALRWYGADQDCPAWGEPSGDDFQSSALIEAECMRRLLSPGDFLPWFDRFLPRLAERKPATLFRPATVTDRTDGKLAHLDGLNLSRAWCWRALAGALPEADARRPILLDAARDHLDAGLPHIAGDYMGEHWLASFAVLAIDVEG, from the coding sequence ATGAGCGAGACGATCCTGACCGAACACCTCGCCGTCCGCTTCGCCCGCATCGCGCTCGGCCATGTCACGCGCGAATATCCGAACAAGCCGGATCATGTGCTGGCCGGGCCGCAGGACGCACGCACGCCGCGCGAGCTGCATCCGGTGTTCTTCGGCAGCTACGACTGGCACTCCTGCGTCCACAGCACCTGGATGCTCGCCCGGCTGTTGCGCCGTTATCCGGCGTCCGAAGTAGCGGACGAGATCCGCACTCTGTTCGACGCGCAGTTTGTCACGGAGAAGGTCGCGGCCGAATGTGCCTATCTGGCGGCGCCGACGGCGCGCGGTTTCAAGCGGCCCTACGGCTGGGGCTGGCTGCTGAAGCTCGCGGCAGAGCTCTCGCTGCTCGACGAGACGCGCTGGCGCGAGCAGATCGCGCCGCTGGCCGCAATCTTCGGCCAGCGCTTTCGCGATTTCCTGCCGCTCGCCACCTATCCGGTGCGGGTCGGCACCCATTTCAACACCGCGTTCGGGCTCCGGATGGCCGCCGACTACGCCGCGGTGACGCAGGACGATGCGCTCGGTGCGCTGCTGCGCGAGACCGCGCTGCGCTGGTACGGCGCCGATCAGGATTGCCCCGCCTGGGGTGAGCCGAGCGGCGACGATTTCCAGTCGTCCGCGCTGATCGAAGCGGAATGCATGCGCCGGCTGCTGTCGCCGGGCGACTTCCTGCCCTGGTTCGACCGTTTCCTGCCACGGCTCGCAGAGCGCAAGCCCGCAACCCTGTTCCGGCCCGCGACGGTCACCGATCGCACCGACGGCAAGCTTGCGCATCTCGACGGACTCAATCTCAGCCGAGCCTGGTGCTGGCGCGCGCTCGCCGGCGCGTTGCCGGAAGCCGATGCGCGTCGCCCGATCCTGCTCGATGCTGCGCGAGATCATCTCGACGCCGGCCTGCCGCATATCGCCGGCGACTATATGGGCGAACACTGGCTCGCGAGTTTTGCGGTGCTCGCTATCGATGTCGAGGGTTGA